A genomic window from Glycine soja cultivar W05 chromosome 10, ASM419377v2, whole genome shotgun sequence includes:
- the LOC114372216 gene encoding uncharacterized protein LOC114372216, producing the protein MGLVCSNREEMQKMKNLGSIGSSGRLSAEEYEDEEISKLAISTFQSKEEEIERKKTEVREKVELQLGRAEEETRRLAHIWEELEVLDDPMRKEVAMVRKKIDLANKDLKPLGLNFQKKEKEYKEALEAFNEKNKEKAHLVATLVEMLTESERLRMKKLEELCKIIESMSLKQ; encoded by the exons ATGGGCCTAGTTTGTAGCAACAGAGAGGAAATGCAGAAAATGAAGAACCTTGGTAGCATTGGAAGCAGTGGGAGGCTATCAGCAGAAGAGTATGAGGATGAGGAGATTTCAAAACTGGCCATCTCCACATTTCAATCTAAGGAAGAGGagattgagaggaaaaagacgGAAGTGAGAGAGAaagttgaacttcaacttggTCGTGCTGAAGAAGAGACTAGGCGCTTAGCACACATTTGGGAA GAGCTTGAAGTTCTGGATGATCCCATGAGGAAGGAAGTTGCAATGGTACGCAAGAAGATTGACTTGGCTAACAAAGATTTAAAGCCACTGGGACTTAACTTCCAGAAAAAG GAGAAAGAGTATAAGGAAGCCTTGGAAGCTTTCAACGAAAAGAACAAAGAGAAGGCTCATCTTGTAGCCACACTAGTTGAG atgCTGACGGAGAGTGAAAGACTGAGGATGAAGAAACTGGAAGAGCTATGCAAGATCATAGAGTCTATGTCACTGAAACAATAA
- the LOC114372215 gene encoding uncharacterized protein LOC114372215 encodes MQYNRRREEEHGAPHRFESGPDPFRRNRRDGSDPVQQRKVSPLKVDGVRRVGGGGGNKGASDGFEGRDYEWQHVGGGRRSARVRSRSPPAEPVRKRSHFDDGVGHNRSCSPPPGLRARYELSKTTDYSVDDGKLDGKRVYLDREKDLNEGRLGGGQGSMVDQKFVVRENEVGGSYRYRSIPSDMGVSVTTRYEEASEHLPPPPRGVPAGRFEHERLHHRDGPPMDKMPITESHSGAEKTILHARDVSYSAVSPSYAKDFAGPSHMRDYGGSSVEMSRGDFLCSHGDGICIPASYDLSRNSRKLAEPVGFTGQRAIIDTVRGPEIGPRNMTCHQRCEFSPTRTEREDYLNYKLQVRATQDERLYQYDDLPRRIAPHGRLDYEQSVTEYDNREFSRPYIPHPDLHRTGKSEDSYGNQRRAIVHNHSALQKPKYFDYHDVRRTSIASIQGEAYMRSGYSHFENGKRMPQDYEVSHLGAPEADRLPNLRTEYESRRDGGPGLQQERFQSPPLSKHNSETYRQGVRVQEMRQDLGIHDHSDRLMKRKYNANDEIDVHDLRTIKSSKWGATEEFQDAYECEEWVDDEDMDMLYSSGNVEFNPKIYRKYKKEYDELENGEDFPSDEWVIPQGSMEHVQRHSFQFRKYSNQNIKHHPKSSSSNWYKPQHFSKRNAIQKQPKVWKKYHGYDENKHAANDESSEDWISAAESDPTEGSEEFNQMVHENFLMYSKKLNLNLYVQRRYQDQGKAGSLYCIVCGRSSSKEFMDTQRLVTHAFMSHKTGLRAKHLGLHKAICVLMGWDTVVPQDTVTWVPQVLPQAEALAQKEDLILWPPIVIIHNISMSDDNPQNWKVVSMETIEAFLRGKGFVRGRIKLCLGKPADQSIVLVKFLGTFGGLGDAERLHKYLSDNNCSRAEYERVKSEGIKSCNTGETDEGDKVENILYGYVGIAEDLDKLDFNSKKWSMVKSRKEIDDLDKAPVKTDEKR; translated from the exons ATGCAATATAATAGGCGGCGCGAGGAAGAGCACGGTGCACCGCACCGATTCGAATCGGGACCCGACCCGTTTCGGAGAAATCGTCGAGATGGGTCGGACCCGGTGCAGCAGAGGAAGGTGAGTCCTTTGAAGGTGGATGGGGTGAGAAgggttggtggtggtggtgggaaCAAAGGGGCTTCTGATGGGTTTGAAGGGAGGGACTATGAATGGCAGCACGTGGGTGGTGGTAGAAGGAGTGCTAGGGTTCGGTCAAGGTCACCTCCTGCTGAACCAGTGAGGAAAAGGTCACACTTTGATGATGGGGTTGGCCATAATAGAAGTTGCTCACCACCACCAGGCTTGAGAGCAAGATATGAGTTGTCAAAAACCACGGATTACTCTGTTGATGATGGAAAGTTGGATGGAAAGCGCGTATACCTTGATAGAGAGAAGGACTTGAATGAGGGCAGGTTGGGTGGTGGGCAGGGTAGTATGGTGGATCAGAAGTTTGTGGTACGTGAAAATGAAGTTGGAGGATCCTATAGATATCGGTCTATTCCATCAGATATGGGTGTAAGCGTGACAACACGGTATGAAGAAGCTAGTGAGCACTTGCCTCCACCGCCAAGGGGTGTGCCAGCAGGGAGATTTGAGCATGAGCGACTACATCACAGAGATGGTCCACCTATGGACAAGATGCCCATCACAGAATCCCACAGTGGGGCTGAAAAAACTATACTACATGCTAGGGATGTTTCGTATTCTGCTGTATCTCCCTCTTATGCTAAGGATTTTGCAGGCCCTTCTCACATGAGGGATTATGGAGGCTCCTCCGTAGAAATGTCAAGGGGTGATTTTCTATGTTCACATGGTGATGGCATCTGTATACCTGCATCTTATGATCTATCAAGGAACAGCAGGAAACTTGCAGAACCTGTAGGGTTTACTGGGCAAAGGGCAATTATAGACACTGTTAGAGGTCCTGAAATTGGGCCAAGGAATATGACATGTCACCAACGATGTGAGTTTAGTCCTACCAGGACTGAGCGTGAGGATTAtcttaattacaaattacagGTAAGAGCAACACAGGATGAGCGTTTGTATCAGTATGATGATTTACCTAGAAGGATAGCTCCTCATGGTCGATTGGACTATGAGCAATCTGTAACAGAATATGATAATAGGGAATTTTCCAGACCTTATATTCCACATCCAGATTTACATAGAACAGGTAAGAGTGAAGATTCTTATGGCAATCAAAGAAGGGCTATTGTACACAATCATTCTGCATTACAGAAGCCAAAGTATTTTGACTATCATGATGTGAGAAGAACATCAATTGCATCGATTCAAGGTGAGGCTTATATGCGATCTGGATATAGTCATTTTGAAAATGGGAAGAGAATGCCACAAGACTATGAAGTTTCACATTTGGGTGCACCTGAGGCTGATCGATTACCAAATTTAAGAACAGAATATGAATCTCGAAGAGATGGAGGTCCTGGGCTCCAGCAAGAAAGATTTCAAAGTCCACCTTTGTCTAAACATAATTCAGAAACCTACAGACAAGGTGTCAGGGTGCAGGAAATGAGACAGGATCTTGGCATTCATGACCATTCAGATAgacttatgaaaagaaaatacaatgCAAATGATGAAATAGATGTGCATGATTTGAGAACAATAAAATCAAGTAAATGGGGTGCAACTGAAGAATTTCAAGATGCATATGAATGTGAAGAGTGGGTAGATGACGAAGATATGGATATGTTGTATTCATCTGGTAATGTTGAATTTAACCCTAAGATATACAGGAAGTATAAGAAAGAATATGATGAGTTGGAGAATGGAGAAGATTTTCCATCTGATGAGTGGGTTATACCTCAAGGTTCTATGGAACATGTACAAAGGCATTCATTTCAATTTCGGAAGTATTCCAATCAAAATATAAAGCATCACCCAAAGTCTAGTTCTTCAAATTGGTATAAACCCCAGCATTTTTCTAAGAGAAATGCAATTCAAAAGCAGCCTAAAGTTTGGAAAAAGTATCATGGATATGATGAGAATAAACATGCAGCTAATGATGAATCATCTGAAGATTGGATAAGTGCTGCAGAATCTGACCCAACTGAGGGCTCCGAGGAGTTTAATCAAATGGTACATGAAAATTTCTTAATGTACTCCAAGAAGTTAAATCTGAACTTATATGTGCAAAGAAGGTACCAGGACCAGGGAAAAGCGGGTAGTTTGTACTGCATCGTATGTGGCAGAAG CTCGTCGAAAGAATTCATGGACACTCAACGCCTAGTAACTCATGCTTTTATGTCCCATAAGACTGGGTTGAGAGCAAAGCACTTGGGTCTTCACAAAGCAATTTGTGTTTTGATGGGATGGGATACTGTTGTTCCTCAAGATACAGTAACTTGGGTTCCCCAGGTCTTGCCTCAGGCAGAAGCTCTGGCTCAaaaggaggatttgattctttgGCCTCCTATTGTTATCATCCATAACATATCGATGTCTGATGACAATCCGCAAAACTGGAAGGTTGTAAGCATGGAAACAATTGAGGCTTTTCTAAGAG GCAAAGGTTTTGTGAGAGGAAGAATTAAATTATGCTTAGGGAAACCTGCAGATCAAAGTATTGTATTGGTGAAATTCCTTGGCACGTTTGGTGGGCTGGGAGATGCAGAGAGGCTTCATAAATATCTTTCAGATAATAATTGCAGTAGAGCTGAATATGAGAGAGTAAAATCTGAAGGTATTAAAAGCTGCAACACGGGAGAGACAGATGAGGGAGACAAAGTGGAGAATATTCTTTATGGTTACGTGGGGATCGCAGAGGACTTGGACAAACTAGATTTCAATAGTAAGAAATGGAGTATGGTAAAGAGTAGGAAGGAGATCGACGACCTAGATAAAGCTCCTGTTAAAACCGATGAAAAGCGATAG